A window of the Pseudomonas sp. B21_DOA genome harbors these coding sequences:
- a CDS encoding peptidoglycan binding protein CsiV has protein sequence MRLFRSLTLLLALAAPTAFADDTYQVEMILVRQNAVPAIASRAAPEDWAAGAQRLGDDSQRTPALNDVVSKLTASGEYTVLMHKAWQQSLGEAPAKVAVSEGQEQFGQFPIEGTLEMKLGRFTDVTADFWVNQIDANGLVTASERLRQDSHTKNGQLNYLDNGHLALLIKITSLTAPAPREAPEVVPD, from the coding sequence ATGCGCCTGTTCCGCTCCCTGACTTTGTTGCTCGCACTTGCGGCACCGACGGCGTTTGCCGATGACACCTATCAGGTCGAAATGATTCTGGTGCGCCAGAATGCCGTCCCGGCCATCGCCAGCCGCGCCGCCCCGGAAGACTGGGCCGCTGGTGCCCAGCGTTTGGGCGACGACAGCCAGCGCACGCCTGCGCTGAATGATGTAGTGAGCAAACTCACCGCCAGCGGCGAGTACACCGTGCTGATGCACAAAGCCTGGCAGCAGAGCCTCGGCGAAGCGCCGGCGAAAGTCGCAGTGAGCGAAGGTCAGGAGCAGTTCGGCCAGTTCCCTATCGAGGGCACGCTGGAAATGAAACTCGGCCGCTTCACCGACGTGACCGCCGATTTCTGGGTCAATCAGATCGACGCCAATGGCCTGGTCACCGCCAGTGAGCGCCTGCGCCAGGACAGCCACACCAAGAACGGCCAGCTCAACTACCTCGACAACGGCCACCTGGCGCTGCTGATCAAGATCACTTCCCTGACTGCACCAGCGCCTCGCGAAGCGCCTGAAGTCGTGCCGGACTGA
- a CDS encoding DEAD/DEAH box helicase, with the protein MPPPLSKPLAPSWVSRFKEQSLERGRRYALENRVRIAQVGDATITASCEGSGGSVYRQTIHLRESAKATLLLVDATCTCPVRSNCKHCAAVLLKIQETLDYPAAAKDAELLEKLQAVLENRSPKAPPQVLVDNVQPVPRLWLASVEFSAFEPRNGKMQRYIQHRAALSFSYLDEYVSGQKHSDILIRQEAQTLRIKRHPDVEQSYREQLRILGFRIATRQSKALPESAGELYEMVNDSAWLTFTLNDLPKLRSQGWELQIDEEFGFDLTAVDDWYATVEQAPERDWFDLELGIIVNGERLSLLPILLNLMRSHTEILNPERLARRRDDELILVNIPQRTSEHGPLQVALPLGRLKPVLMTLGEFYLQEPGETTLRLSKADATRLNSLEGLPLLWEGGEQMRTFAQRLRDIRDFSAEAPQGLNATLRPYQLEGLSWMQSLRQLEVGGILADDMGLGKTLQTLAHILSEKNAGRLDRPCMVVMPTSLIPNWLDEAAHFTPQLKVLALYGAARKKHFDNLADFDLILTTYALLPKDVERLAKQPLHVLVLDEAQYIKNPNSKAAQAARELNARQRLCLSGTPLENHLGELWSLFHFLLPGWLGDVKSFNADYRVPIEKRGSEIRLQHLNGRIKPFLLRRTKEQVATELPPKTEIIHWVELNEAQRDVYETMRLAMDKKVRDEITRKGVARSQIIILEALLKLRQVCCDLRLVNDATLPARGSTSGKLDSLMEMLEELFEEGRRILLFSQFTSMLTLIEEELKKRKIAYALLTGQTRDRRTPVKEFQSGTRQIFLISLKAGGVGLNLTEADTVIHYDPWWNPATENQATDRAYRIGQEKPVFVYKMIARGTVEEKIQHLQKEKSDLTAGVLDGRKAGDWKLQSDDIEALFAPLPDKIDKR; encoded by the coding sequence ATGCCGCCGCCCCTGAGCAAACCGCTGGCCCCGTCGTGGGTCAGCCGATTCAAAGAACAGAGTCTGGAGCGCGGCCGCCGCTACGCTCTGGAGAATCGGGTGCGCATCGCCCAGGTCGGCGATGCGACCATCACCGCCAGTTGCGAAGGTTCTGGCGGTAGCGTTTATCGGCAGACCATCCATTTGCGCGAATCAGCCAAAGCGACGCTGTTGCTGGTTGACGCCACCTGCACCTGCCCGGTGCGCAGCAACTGCAAACACTGCGCGGCGGTGCTGCTGAAAATCCAGGAAACCCTCGACTACCCCGCCGCCGCGAAAGACGCCGAGCTGCTGGAGAAACTCCAGGCCGTGCTGGAAAACCGCAGCCCGAAAGCGCCACCGCAAGTGCTGGTGGACAATGTGCAGCCGGTGCCGCGCCTGTGGCTGGCGAGCGTCGAGTTCAGCGCCTTCGAGCCGCGCAACGGCAAGATGCAACGCTACATTCAGCATCGCGCGGCGCTGTCGTTCAGCTATCTGGACGAATACGTCAGCGGGCAAAAACACAGCGATATCCTGATCCGTCAGGAAGCGCAGACCCTGCGGATAAAACGGCATCCGGATGTCGAACAGTCCTACCGCGAACAGTTGCGCATCCTCGGTTTCCGCATCGCCACAAGGCAGAGCAAAGCGCTGCCAGAAAGCGCCGGCGAACTCTACGAGATGGTCAACGACAGCGCCTGGCTGACTTTCACCCTGAATGACTTGCCGAAGTTGCGCAGCCAGGGCTGGGAGTTGCAGATCGATGAGGAATTCGGCTTCGACCTGACCGCCGTCGACGACTGGTACGCCACCGTCGAACAGGCGCCGGAGCGCGACTGGTTTGATCTGGAGCTGGGCATCATCGTCAACGGCGAGCGCCTGAGCCTGCTGCCGATTCTGCTGAATCTGATGCGCTCGCACACCGAGATCCTCAACCCGGAACGCCTCGCCCGGCGTCGCGATGACGAGCTGATTCTGGTCAACATTCCGCAACGCACCAGCGAGCATGGGCCGTTGCAAGTGGCGCTGCCGCTCGGTCGCTTGAAGCCGGTATTGATGACGCTGGGCGAGTTCTATTTGCAGGAGCCGGGCGAAACCACCTTGCGTCTGAGCAAGGCTGACGCCACCCGGCTCAATTCGCTGGAAGGCCTGCCGCTGTTGTGGGAAGGCGGCGAGCAGATGCGCACCTTCGCCCAGCGCCTGCGCGACATCCGCGATTTCAGCGCCGAAGCACCGCAAGGCTTGAACGCGACGCTGCGCCCGTATCAGCTTGAAGGCTTGAGCTGGATGCAATCGCTGCGGCAACTGGAAGTCGGCGGGATTCTTGCGGATGACATGGGCCTGGGCAAAACCTTACAAACCCTGGCGCATATTCTCAGCGAGAAGAACGCCGGACGCCTCGATCGTCCGTGCATGGTAGTGATGCCGACCAGCCTGATTCCGAACTGGCTCGACGAGGCGGCGCACTTCACTCCGCAGTTGAAAGTGCTCGCGCTATATGGCGCCGCGCGCAAGAAACACTTCGACAATCTGGCCGATTTCGACCTGATCCTTACCACCTATGCCCTGCTGCCAAAAGACGTCGAACGCTTGGCCAAACAGCCGCTGCACGTCTTGGTGCTCGACGAAGCGCAGTACATCAAGAATCCCAACAGCAAAGCCGCCCAGGCCGCGCGCGAGCTGAATGCGCGCCAGCGCCTGTGCCTCAGCGGCACGCCGCTGGAAAACCACTTGGGCGAGCTGTGGTCGCTGTTCCACTTCCTGCTGCCGGGCTGGCTCGGCGACGTGAAAAGTTTTAATGCCGATTACCGTGTGCCGATCGAAAAGCGCGGCAGTGAAATCAGATTGCAGCACCTCAACGGTCGGATAAAACCGTTCCTGCTGCGCCGCACCAAAGAGCAGGTCGCCACGGAGCTGCCGCCGAAAACCGAAATCATTCATTGGGTCGAACTCAACGAAGCGCAGCGCGACGTGTACGAGACCATGCGGCTGGCGATGGACAAGAAAGTCCGCGACGAGATCACCCGCAAAGGCGTGGCGCGCAGCCAGATCATTATTCTCGAAGCGTTGCTCAAGCTGCGCCAGGTCTGCTGCGACTTGCGCCTGGTCAACGACGCCACCTTGCCCGCGCGCGGCAGCACCTCGGGCAAGCTCGACAGCTTGATGGAAATGCTTGAGGAATTGTTCGAGGAAGGTCGGCGCATCCTGCTGTTCTCGCAATTCACTTCGATGCTGACATTGATCGAAGAGGAATTGAAAAAACGCAAGATCGCTTACGCCCTCCTCACTGGCCAGACCCGTGACCGGCGCACACCGGTGAAGGAATTCCAGAGCGGTACGCGTCAGATTTTCCTGATCAGCCTGAAGGCCGGCGGTGTCGGTTTGAACCTGACCGAAGCCGATACGGTGATTCACTACGACCCGTGGTGGAACCCGGCAACCGAGAATCAGGCCACCGACCGCGCCTATCGCATCGGTCAGGAAAAACCGGTGTTCGTCTACAAAATGATTGCCCGGGGCACGGTGGAAGAGAAAATTCAGCACCTGCAAAAGGAAAAGTCTGACCTGACAGCGGGCGTGCTGGATGGCCGCAAGGCCGGGGACTGGAAGTTACAGAGCGATGATATTGAAGCGCTGTTTGCGCCGTTGCCGGACAAGATCGACAAGCGCTGA
- a CDS encoding DEAD/DEAH box helicase yields MSIFIERLKGLTWTHAFSSKALAKARAYAADDRVEILEIDDRKIEAFCVGSHPQTYAQSIYLSEDRLGSVNLRCLCSCPVAIDCKHSAAVLYHLLGTGEDASGSDAQTPLGRALEHWLSTIPVPAKPAEESAQTAGTRLFYKLKPTSANGKWLLDIFKVNQLKSGELREVKPMYSLAEMLMRQPGYLSELDLRIARLLVAMHSHHAYYSGYPLEGSSGAELLDMLLRTSRLFLDFEDLRALTPGAKRVGEFSWAEQADGGFRAQWSSAEAAQETVLALEPLYYLDRQQRQVGPLFTELEEKLACHLTLAPDIPARQAMQFSHRMSAATNIAPPHKLTERIIDDVLPQPQLTLVSGRERSRWEYVLEHRAALLFTYNGHPVVDRNPEVMILNGSETQRIQRQPALEKKLRQNLQKHGFKKATRKSAMDRPGEMFTLPDDSAWLGFMHEGLATLRAADWKIEIGPGFHFDVQPVEQWYAEVEEEATHQWFDLQLGIVVNGERYSLLPILLHLLRTQPRLLDPVNLAQRSDDEKLLIELKPSGFGEPAGAKVALPLSRVKPLMATLGELYLGGHQGDALRLTAPDAARLSMLDGVPLDWQGGERLRTFAKRLQNSSHAHVAAPAGLNAQLRPYQLEGLNWMQTLRELEVGGILGDDMGLGKTLQTLAHLLTEKHAGRLDCPALAVMPTSLIPNWLDEAERFTPQLKVLALHGTGRQKDFANLAEYDLVLTTYALLPRDLETLQPQSWSVLILDEAQNIKNPLSKAAQAARDLQARQRLCLSGTPLENHLGELWSQFHFLMPGWLGDSKSFNRDYRTPIEKHGNVQRMQHLTARIKPFLLRRKKDQVATELPPKTEIIHWVELSDGQRDVYETVRVAMDKKVRDEIARSGVARSQIIILDALLKLRQVCCDLRLVNMPLTAKALRSGSGKLISLMEMLEELLGEGRRILLFSQFTSMLALIEQELQQRGLGYSLLTGDTTDRRTPVKDFQSGKVPLFLISLKAGGTGLNLTAADTVIHFDPWWNPAVENQATDRAYRIGQNNPVFVYKLIAKGTVEEKIQALQQEKAALAGAVLEGGTTGGFKLEQSDIDALFAPLPVSKG; encoded by the coding sequence ATGAGCATTTTCATCGAGCGGCTCAAAGGGCTGACATGGACCCACGCATTCAGTAGCAAGGCGTTGGCCAAGGCCCGGGCTTATGCCGCCGATGACCGGGTCGAGATCCTCGAGATCGATGACAGGAAGATTGAGGCGTTCTGCGTCGGTTCTCACCCCCAGACGTATGCGCAAAGCATTTACCTGTCCGAAGATCGGCTGGGGTCGGTAAACCTGCGTTGCCTGTGCAGCTGTCCTGTTGCAATCGACTGCAAGCACAGCGCAGCGGTGCTCTATCACCTGCTGGGCACTGGCGAGGATGCGTCTGGAAGTGACGCGCAGACCCCGTTGGGACGAGCGCTGGAGCATTGGCTTTCGACAATTCCCGTGCCGGCCAAGCCCGCTGAAGAAAGTGCGCAAACCGCAGGCACGCGTCTGTTTTACAAGCTCAAACCGACGTCTGCGAACGGCAAGTGGCTGCTGGATATTTTCAAGGTCAATCAGCTCAAGAGCGGCGAGTTACGCGAAGTCAAACCGATGTACTCGCTCGCGGAAATGCTCATGCGCCAGCCCGGCTACCTGTCCGAGCTGGATCTGCGCATCGCCCGGCTGTTGGTCGCCATGCATTCCCATCACGCCTATTACAGCGGCTATCCGCTGGAAGGCAGCAGTGGCGCCGAATTGCTGGACATGCTCCTGCGCACCTCGCGGCTGTTCCTCGACTTCGAAGACCTGCGAGCGCTGACACCGGGGGCGAAACGCGTGGGTGAGTTCTCTTGGGCCGAGCAGGCTGACGGCGGATTCCGCGCGCAATGGAGCAGTGCCGAAGCCGCGCAGGAAACCGTGCTGGCGCTGGAGCCGCTTTATTATCTTGATCGCCAGCAGCGCCAGGTTGGCCCGCTGTTCACTGAGCTGGAAGAAAAGCTCGCCTGCCATTTGACCCTGGCGCCAGACATTCCGGCGCGTCAGGCTATGCAGTTCAGCCATCGCATGAGCGCGGCTACCAATATTGCGCCACCACACAAGCTCACCGAACGGATCATCGATGACGTGCTGCCGCAGCCGCAACTGACCCTGGTCAGTGGTCGAGAGCGCTCACGCTGGGAATACGTGCTGGAGCACCGTGCCGCTCTGCTGTTTACCTACAACGGTCATCCGGTGGTGGATCGCAACCCGGAAGTGATGATCCTCAACGGCAGCGAAACCCAGCGCATTCAGCGTCAACCGGCGCTGGAAAAGAAGCTGCGCCAGAACCTGCAAAAACATGGCTTCAAGAAAGCCACGCGCAAGAGTGCAATGGATCGTCCTGGCGAGATGTTTACCTTGCCGGATGATTCCGCCTGGCTCGGGTTCATGCACGAAGGGCTGGCCACGCTGCGCGCCGCAGATTGGAAAATCGAGATCGGTCCCGGTTTCCATTTCGATGTACAACCGGTTGAGCAGTGGTACGCCGAGGTTGAGGAAGAGGCCACGCATCAGTGGTTTGATCTGCAGTTGGGTATCGTCGTCAACGGCGAGCGCTACAGCTTGCTGCCGATCCTTCTGCATCTGTTGCGGACCCAGCCGCGCTTGCTCGACCCGGTCAATCTGGCGCAGCGCAGCGATGACGAAAAGCTCCTGATCGAGCTCAAGCCCAGCGGTTTTGGCGAACCGGCGGGCGCCAAAGTCGCGTTGCCGCTGAGTCGGGTCAAACCGTTGATGGCGACGCTGGGTGAGTTGTATCTCGGCGGTCATCAGGGCGATGCGCTGCGCTTGACCGCTCCAGACGCCGCGCGTCTGAGCATGCTCGATGGTGTGCCGCTGGATTGGCAGGGCGGCGAACGCCTGCGCACTTTTGCCAAGCGTCTGCAGAATTCCAGTCACGCCCACGTTGCTGCGCCGGCCGGCCTCAATGCGCAGCTGCGCCCGTATCAGCTCGAAGGCCTGAACTGGATGCAGACGCTGCGCGAGCTAGAGGTCGGCGGCATTCTGGGCGATGACATGGGCCTGGGTAAAACCCTGCAGACCCTGGCGCATCTGCTCACGGAAAAACACGCCGGGCGTCTGGACTGTCCGGCACTGGCGGTGATGCCGACCAGCCTGATTCCCAACTGGCTCGACGAGGCCGAGCGCTTCACGCCGCAGTTGAAAGTCCTGGCGCTGCACGGCACCGGGCGGCAAAAAGACTTCGCCAATCTCGCCGAATACGACTTGGTGCTGACCACTTACGCATTGCTGCCCAGGGACCTGGAGACGTTGCAGCCGCAGTCGTGGAGCGTGCTGATTCTCGACGAAGCGCAGAACATCAAGAACCCGCTGAGCAAAGCCGCCCAGGCCGCCCGTGACTTGCAGGCCCGTCAGCGCTTGTGTCTGAGCGGTACGCCGCTGGAAAACCACCTCGGTGAGCTGTGGTCGCAGTTCCATTTCCTCATGCCCGGCTGGCTCGGCGACAGCAAATCCTTTAACCGCGATTACCGCACGCCGATCGAGAAGCACGGCAATGTCCAGCGCATGCAGCACCTGACTGCGCGGATCAAGCCGTTTTTGCTGCGGCGCAAGAAGGATCAGGTCGCCACCGAGTTGCCGCCGAAAACCGAAATCATCCACTGGGTCGAACTCAGCGATGGTCAGCGCGACGTCTATGAGACGGTGCGTGTGGCGATGGACAAAAAGGTCCGCGACGAAATCGCCCGCAGTGGCGTGGCGCGCAGTCAGATCATCATCCTCGATGCGCTGCTCAAGCTACGTCAGGTCTGCTGCGATCTGCGCCTGGTCAACATGCCGCTCACGGCGAAGGCGTTGCGCTCGGGCAGCGGCAAGTTGATCAGCCTGATGGAGATGCTCGAAGAACTGCTCGGCGAAGGTCGGCGCATTCTGCTGTTTTCCCAGTTCACCTCGATGCTGGCGCTGATCGAGCAGGAGTTGCAGCAACGCGGGCTTGGCTACTCGTTGCTGACCGGCGACACCACCGATCGGCGCACGCCGGTGAAGGATTTTCAGAGCGGCAAGGTGCCGTTGTTCCTGATCAGCCTCAAGGCCGGCGGTACCGGTCTGAACCTGACGGCGGCGGACACGGTGATTCACTTCGATCCTTGGTGGAACCCGGCGGTGGAGAATCAGGCGACTGATCGGGCGTACCGGATCGGGCAGAACAATCCGGTGTTCGTCTACAAGTTGATTGCCAAAGGCACCGTGGAGGAAAAGATCCAGGCGTTGCAGCAGGAGAAAGCGGCGCTGGCGGGGGCGGTACTGGAGGGTGGCACGACCGGTGGATTCAAACTGGAACAGAGTGATATCGATGCGCTGTTTGCGCCTTTGCCGGTTTCCAAGGGTTGA
- a CDS encoding S-methyl-5'-thioinosine phosphorylase: MTVYAIIGGTGLTQLEGLSIRQSLAVDTLYGAPSAEVQIGEYAGKEVLFLARHGHPHRFPPHKVNYRANLWALKQAGAEAIIAVNAVGGIHPAMGTGHFCVPHQIVDYTSGREHTYFADDLEHVTHIDFSFPYSEPLRQQLIAAVAAEGCEYSDQGVYACTQGPRLETVAEIVRLERDGCDIVGMTGMPEAALARELDLDYACLALVVNPAAGKTTEVITMAEIEQALHDGMGKVKSTLARVLAS, translated from the coding sequence ATGACCGTTTACGCAATCATCGGTGGCACTGGCCTGACTCAGCTCGAAGGCCTGAGCATTCGCCAGTCGCTGGCAGTCGACACCCTGTACGGCGCGCCTTCGGCCGAGGTGCAGATTGGTGAGTACGCCGGCAAGGAAGTGCTGTTCCTCGCCCGACACGGTCACCCGCATCGTTTCCCGCCGCACAAGGTCAACTACCGCGCCAACCTGTGGGCGCTGAAGCAGGCCGGTGCCGAAGCGATCATCGCCGTCAATGCGGTGGGCGGGATTCATCCGGCCATGGGCACCGGGCATTTCTGTGTGCCGCACCAGATCGTCGACTACACCAGTGGGCGCGAGCACACCTATTTCGCTGATGATCTGGAGCACGTCACCCACATCGATTTCAGCTTTCCCTACAGCGAGCCGTTGCGTCAGCAACTGATTGCCGCAGTGGCCGCCGAAGGCTGCGAATACAGCGATCAAGGCGTCTACGCCTGCACCCAGGGGCCGCGGCTGGAAACGGTGGCCGAAATCGTGCGACTGGAACGTGACGGCTGCGACATCGTCGGCATGACCGGCATGCCGGAAGCCGCGCTGGCCCGTGAGCTGGATCTGGATTACGCCTGTCTCGCCTTGGTAGTCAATCCTGCAGCAGGCAAGACCACAGAAGTCATCACCATGGCCGAAATCGAGCAGGCCCTGCACGACGGCATGGGCAAGGTGAAATCAACGTTGGCCCGGGTGCTGGCCAGCTAA
- the nagZ gene encoding beta-N-acetylhexosaminidase, whose amino-acid sequence MTAGLQGSLMVDVAGIWLTAEDRQLLRQPEVGGLIIFARNIEHPRQVRELSAAIRAIRPDLLLAVDQEGGRVQRLRQGFVRLPAMRAIADNPNAEYLAEQCGWIMATEVLAVGLDLSFAPVLDLDYQRSAVVGTRSFEGDPERAALLAGAFIRGMNSAGMAATGKHFPGHGWAEADSHVAIPNDERSLDEIRANDLVPFARLSKQLAAVMPAHVIYPQVDSQPAGFSRRWLQDILRGELQFEGVIFSDDLSMAGAHVVGDAASRIEAALSAGCDMGLVCNDRAAAELALSAAQRMKVKPSARIAKMRGQAFASTDYRQDPRWLTALGALKDAQLID is encoded by the coding sequence ATGACTGCTGGCCTGCAAGGCTCGTTGATGGTGGACGTCGCCGGTATCTGGCTGACGGCCGAAGATCGCCAATTGTTGCGTCAGCCCGAAGTGGGCGGCCTGATCATTTTCGCCCGCAATATCGAGCATCCACGCCAGGTGCGCGAACTCAGCGCCGCGATCCGCGCGATTCGCCCGGATCTTTTGCTGGCGGTAGATCAGGAGGGCGGGCGCGTGCAGCGCTTGCGTCAGGGTTTCGTCCGTCTGCCGGCCATGCGCGCCATCGCCGATAACCCGAATGCAGAGTATCTCGCCGAGCAATGCGGCTGGATCATGGCCACCGAAGTGCTGGCAGTCGGGCTCGACCTGAGTTTCGCCCCGGTGCTGGACCTGGACTATCAGCGCAGCGCTGTGGTCGGTACCCGTTCATTCGAAGGCGATCCCGAGCGCGCAGCCTTGCTCGCCGGTGCATTCATTCGCGGCATGAACAGCGCCGGCATGGCCGCCACTGGCAAACATTTCCCGGGCCACGGCTGGGCCGAGGCAGACTCCCACGTGGCGATTCCGAACGACGAGCGTAGCCTCGACGAAATCCGCGCCAATGATCTGGTGCCCTTCGCCCGTTTGAGCAAGCAGTTGGCCGCCGTCATGCCGGCCCACGTCATCTATCCGCAAGTCGACTCGCAGCCCGCCGGTTTCTCCCGACGCTGGCTGCAAGACATCCTGCGCGGCGAATTGCAGTTTGAGGGCGTGATCTTCAGCGATGATCTGTCGATGGCCGGCGCCCACGTGGTCGGCGACGCTGCCAGCCGCATCGAAGCCGCGCTGAGTGCCGGGTGCGACATGGGTCTGGTATGCAACGACCGTGCGGCAGCCGAGCTGGCGCTCAGCGCGGCGCAGCGCATGAAGGTCAAGCCTTCCGCGCGCATCGCGAAGATGCGCGGGCAGGCCTTCGCCAGCACCGATTATCGTCAGGACCCGCGTTGGCTCACCGCCCTCGGCGCGCTCAAAGACGCTCAACTGATCGATTAA
- a CDS encoding TetR family transcriptional regulator — MAQSETVERILDAAEQLFAEKGFAETSLRLITSKAGVNLAAVNYHFGSKKALIQAVFSRFLGPFCASLDKELERRQAKPENKPTLEELLEILVEQALVVQPRSGNDLSIFMRLLGLAFSQSQGHLRRYLEDMYGKVFRRYMLLVNEAAPRIPPIELFWRVHFMLGAAAFSMSGIKALRAIAETDFGVNTSIEQVMRLMVPFLAAGMRAETGVTDTAMASAQLRPRSKSMPVAAKV; from the coding sequence ATGGCCCAGTCGGAAACCGTTGAACGCATTCTTGATGCTGCCGAGCAGTTGTTCGCGGAGAAAGGATTCGCTGAAACCTCATTGCGTTTGATCACCAGCAAGGCTGGCGTCAATCTGGCTGCAGTGAATTATCACTTCGGCTCGAAGAAGGCGCTGATCCAGGCGGTGTTTTCGCGTTTCCTTGGACCGTTCTGCGCCAGCCTTGACAAGGAGCTGGAGCGCCGTCAGGCCAAGCCGGAAAACAAGCCGACCCTCGAAGAGCTGCTGGAAATACTCGTTGAGCAAGCGCTCGTCGTGCAGCCTCGCAGCGGTAACGATCTGTCGATCTTCATGCGCTTGCTCGGCCTCGCGTTCAGCCAGAGCCAAGGCCACTTGCGGCGTTATCTGGAAGACATGTACGGCAAGGTCTTCCGCCGCTACATGCTGCTGGTCAATGAAGCGGCTCCACGCATTCCGCCGATCGAGTTGTTCTGGCGCGTGCACTTCATGCTTGGCGCCGCTGCGTTCAGCATGTCCGGGATCAAGGCCTTGCGCGCGATTGCCGAGACCGATTTCGGCGTCAATACCTCCATCGAACAAGTGATGCGCCTGATGGTGCCGTTCCTCGCTGCCGGCATGCGCGCCGAAACCGGCGTCACCGATACAGCCATGGCCAGTGCGCAACTGCGTCCGCGCAGCAAATCCATGCCGGTCGCCGCCAAGGTTTGA
- the lexA gene encoding transcriptional repressor LexA — MLKLTPRQAEILAFIKRCLEDNGYPPTRAEIAQELGFKSPNAAEEHLKALARKGAIEMTPGASRGIRIPGFEAKADDSTLPIIGRVAAGAPILAQQHIEESCNINPTFFHPRADYLLRVHGMSMKDIGIFDGDLLAVHTTREARNGQVVVARIGDEVTVKRFKREGSKVWLIAENPEFAPIEVDLKDQELVIEGLSVGVIRR; from the coding sequence ATGCTAAAGCTGACGCCACGCCAAGCCGAGATTCTGGCCTTTATCAAACGTTGCCTCGAAGACAACGGCTATCCGCCCACCCGTGCGGAAATCGCTCAGGAACTGGGTTTCAAGTCGCCCAACGCGGCGGAAGAACACCTCAAGGCCTTGGCCCGCAAAGGCGCGATCGAGATGACGCCCGGCGCTTCCCGCGGCATCCGTATTCCCGGCTTCGAAGCCAAGGCCGACGATTCAACACTGCCGATCATTGGCCGAGTGGCTGCCGGCGCGCCAATCCTTGCCCAGCAGCACATCGAAGAATCCTGCAACATCAACCCGACCTTCTTCCATCCCCGCGCCGACTATCTATTGCGTGTGCACGGCATGAGCATGAAGGACATTGGCATCTTCGACGGCGACTTGCTGGCAGTTCACACTACTCGCGAAGCCCGTAACGGCCAGGTTGTGGTTGCACGTATCGGCGACGAGGTGACGGTCAAACGCTTCAAGCGTGAAGGCAGCAAAGTCTGGCTCATCGCCGAAAACCCCGAGTTCGCCCCTATCGAAGTCGACCTGAAAGATCAGGAACTGGTGATCGAAGGCTTGAGTGTCGGCGTCATTCGCCGCTAA
- a CDS encoding CDP-glycerol--UDP-pyrophosphoryl-N-acetylglucosaminyl-N-acetylmannosamine glycerophosphotransferase, translating to MPLFEAFLAQPIAPILKDVVERDWNAKPDAFSELSLRGAAGNCLNLLAPILRELSEDQDARWLTLIAPPASLTQSWLRDAGLNRERILLLQPRGAQSAQQLACEALRLGRSHTVVTWLNPLNANSRQQLISAARTGEAQSLNIRLG from the coding sequence CTGCCTTTGTTTGAAGCGTTTCTGGCGCAGCCGATAGCGCCGATCCTCAAAGACGTGGTCGAGCGTGACTGGAATGCCAAACCTGACGCTTTCAGTGAGCTGTCACTGCGCGGTGCAGCCGGGAACTGCCTGAACCTGCTCGCGCCGATCCTGCGTGAACTCAGCGAGGATCAGGATGCTCGCTGGCTGACGCTGATCGCACCGCCCGCCAGCCTGACGCAATCATGGCTACGCGATGCTGGCCTGAACCGCGAGCGCATTCTGCTACTGCAACCGCGCGGCGCTCAAAGTGCCCAGCAGCTGGCGTGTGAAGCGTTGCGCCTGGGTCGCAGCCACACCGTGGTGACCTGGCTCAATCCGCTGAATGCAAATTCTCGGCAACAACTGATCAGCGCCGCGCGTACGGGCGAAGCTCAGAGTCTGAATATTCGTTTGGGTTGA
- a CDS encoding PasA protein — translation MAHELYTRTNQKIYFAGLSLEALARAEEGRAMNSLALIQAGRESALFHLYGALLGLCHEIAGFYRLPQANSPRAEELLRREVLESIAIPELAEMVELAGNPETWLAKLLAAHAALFQPPRAPHKPKGDVTQPLIQAVNLDEEQAPEELNREELESWRQNLKGLAIRFREGLNEC, via the coding sequence ATGGCCCACGAACTCTATACCCGCACCAACCAGAAGATCTATTTCGCCGGTCTGTCACTCGAAGCTCTGGCGCGTGCTGAAGAAGGGCGGGCGATGAATTCTCTGGCGCTGATCCAGGCCGGGCGTGAGTCGGCGTTGTTCCACCTATACGGCGCGCTGCTGGGCTTGTGTCATGAGATCGCTGGCTTTTATCGTCTGCCGCAGGCCAATTCGCCGAGGGCGGAGGAGTTGCTGAGGCGCGAAGTGCTGGAATCGATAGCGATCCCGGAGCTGGCGGAAATGGTCGAGCTGGCCGGTAATCCGGAAACCTGGCTGGCGAAACTGCTGGCGGCGCACGCAGCACTGTTTCAGCCACCGAGGGCGCCACACAAGCCGAAAGGCGACGTGACACAACCGCTGATTCAAGCGGTTAACCTTGATGAAGAACAAGCGCCAGAAGAATTGAATCGAGAAGAGCTGGAGAGCTGGCGGCAGAACCTCAAGGGCTTGGCCATCCGTTTCCGAGAAGGCTTGAACGAGTGCTGA